TTGAATTCAAATCACTGTATTGAATTGTGGTTATGGAGTTGTTTGTGAAAAACAAGAGAGAGTTGTCTATTTGTTTGACTGATTATATTCTGGAAATCTGTCAATAGTGTTGaacgtctaattcaatattttctaatagacttcatattaatattagctTGTAGTATAACAGAATCATCCTCGTAATCCTTTGGCAGCTTAACTTGCTAATGTTGCTTTAAATTTCTTGATCCGTTCTATTTGTTTTTTGTATAACTCGCACTTCATAGCATATAAAGAACTCTTGGATTACAGATGTTGTAATTTCTTTATCAATTCTTTAGACCTTTACGTGTGTTTAGACCTTTATCAGCACTGTCTACCTAGAAAAGCCCACATATCAGAATGTTGTATGCAATGCTGAACCTCGCTCTATAGTTCTTTTCTCTATCTCCCCTGCACCACTCATCATGCCGAGATGTCGTAAGactttgactaaaattttataagtaCCTAAATCAGGCTCTACTCTGTGTTTCTCCATGTCATTTGCAAACTCTTAAGCTTCAGTGGAACCCAGCAACACTCAGCCATAATGAGCACATTGTaattataagtatatatttatctgtATATTTTTTACAGTTTGAAGAGGTAATGAATCAGCCCGACCCCAGCACAGATCTCCGGAAATCATGTACTAAGGCCAAGCATGAGGTCAGTCGTGGTTGCCCTTATGACACTCATATCCAGAAATAGGGACTGGGATGCCAGTTGATCAGAGAAAAACCGAGATCTTGTTACCTGATGTCTTGAGTATAGCTTATGACTGGAGTCGTCGTGTTTCCATTGCTGTTTAAATGTATTTCTATTAGCTTACAAGAAGTATGCATATTTACAAGAAGTATGCATATCTGCCGCTGGGAATGCTGCTTTCGGTATATACAACAATACTAAACTGTCATAAACAGAGGCCTTTCCCTGTGATTTGTGACAGTTCCAGACTTGTAGTACTAAGTGACAGTCATTGATCAGTAGACGACGTTCTTTTATCTTTTGGCATTAACAGTTACGTTAGAATTAATAAGAAACGTCAAACGTTTATAATATAGCACGCCAGAAATACATTACAGAACTCAATGAGTTACGGTGGATGCAAAACAGGAGTTGCATTTCTTGTTGAACtgaaaaattacaaaacatatGAGATACAtttgctcataaatttatttcttaagGCACATATATGGCCTCagtgttattatatatatcgatttttcCTCCAACTACTTCTTCATGCACCGGAGGTAAGCTTAGTTTACGCTgcatagaaaaatatattagtcaGTCATGTGTACTAATGaactaatcaaaaaaattatcaacaatCCGTGAAATAAACTTACGTGTTACAGTCGAATTTACGATCTGCAGAGTATATAAATGGAAGTCCGCATTTTGCAGGAAGAGCGTCTATTTTAGGAATACGAGCATCTGGAGCAGGAACACCAGCTCTGTTTCTATTAGAACGATCCTGCACGCAACGACACAACTCAATCCTCTCTTCTCTAGTCTTGGCCGTATCACGGAATGCTTTTAATGAGTTGCAACACTCAGCAGATGGCTCCTGCTGTTCACCCCTGTGAAATGGATCACAAAGTTGCTTTGTACGTTCTTGTAATGTTGTCCCGCAGGTAAAAGCCTCCCCTTGCTCCACCATCAGAAAAGCCGCCAAAAATGTGGCAAAAACCATCGTCAAGTACACAATCTTCGCCATTATGTTCTCAGGTATCTGTAGACTTCTTGGAATGTGCTATGTAGACAAATTGTGCAGAAACAGATTATGCAGGGAGACGCATTTATAGGCAAGTCGGAGAAGCactagaacaaaattaacaaatttaactAACAGTTAGGACACCTGGTCTGGTAAGTTCACAGAAATGCCTAGGAACAATTTGATGCTTGCATCTCTATTAATATGTTTAATTGTGTGGTTACATGAAtggaaattaatatcacatcaCACTACAAATTATACGTATATTTGATTGTATAATTTAGTCTAAATAATTTTCTTGCAACAAAAATAAGTTTAACAATACAAAAATCAGATGCGATGCAATAAAATGATCCTTGCAActcttattatattattatattcactTTTGAAACTTTTGTGATTAAGAAAACTGCAAAGACAATTATTATGATGtaaattaacttttacctaTAAGTCGATTGAaaatttggtaatttaaatttaaaaattcaaaaaatttcaaattattaaaataaaataactttattactaaataaagtttattacatattaaaaaattaaaaacttcataataaaatgcaaatcactAAAAAAGGCCAAAAAAGTTAACATATCTCACTTCTACCTTTTGGCTTAAAACCCCCCAAAAAAGCACTTATACTTCTTTTGCCAACGCTACCTAAACAATAGAAGCAGCTTAAAGCGCTAAAAGAAGCCCGAAAAGACTTAAAATAATAAgtgttgccaaacacccacttactATCTCCTATTTTTCCTATATTAGTGTTGGAAATTTTTGTTGAGTAAAACTTGTACCTTACATAGAATatagttttcatatatatatatatatatatatatatatatatatatatatatatatatattaaatcagtacttacaaaataaaataacacatcacccaaaaaaattacaaaaaaacataaattacatatcttttattttaattacttaGCTAAATACTTCATACGAAGGTCGTAAAATATGATCTAGGATCCATAAATTtctcatctaaattttattaaagggttatatttggtattttattttaaatttttataagtgaaatgtaagtaaaaataatttgatcagagtataaatTTTCTAAATCACCTTATGGATTGCGTTGACGAGCGTGCTGTATGTTTACTGAATGGCAGCGAGCAAGGAAAGATAGCTCTGTATATAACACACAACAACACATTGTGGTTCGATTTCGAACGTGGTGTAAACCACCTGAAGTCTGGGTTAAAATAAACGTAGATGCAGCTTTTGTGCAGGGGACAGACCAGGTATGAGTTGGATGTGTTATTAGGGATGAAGAAGGTAACTTTCTTTTAGCCAAAAGTATTGTCGTGCAAGCGAGATTTCAGCCGAGAGAAGCAGAAGTTATGAGCCTCAAAAGCTTTAACTTGGACGAAAGAATGGAGGAGTAGAAAGTGTTTGTTTGAATGTGATGCCAGCTCCTAGCTAGTCGATGCAGTAAATGGCGGTCGGGAAACACCTACTTTCATGCAATGATCGAAAATTGTAGGGATATGCTTAAACACTTTGATGAAGGGTTATTTACTTTTATCTTTAGGTCTGCGAATACGTAACTTATGAATTAGCACGAGTCGCATATTCTATGTCAGGCTCTATACTGCTCCAGATTTCATCATTTTTATGATTGATTCTGAGAAGTATTAATGCAAGTGcgtttataaaaaaacaaacaaacttcTCCAAAACAATATTTCACAAATCTATATGGTATTTCGTCTATGACCAATATATATGTAACCATACCCACCAAACCCCAACCTAATTTGGTACGTAAAAGCAATGTGAGATTGggtgatatttgaatttaattttcaaacatgcatttaatcaagtaactatatttgtcaaaaTCCAAACTGTATGCAtgtaaaacaaattacaaataattagaataatatgattgttagatgaaaaaataaaatttaaattttaaaataatagaagaaaCCTATTATGTCACAATAAATAAAAGGGGCGGAACAACAAACCAACAATTCTCCACAAgacaaacaaaaatttgaaatactCCTTAATCTTTAATTATCTAAGGGCCTTCTCCTTTTAGATATCTTTGTGCATCCTCGGGAACTTGAGATACCTTTCAAAGCGCTTGTCCGCAGCTTGCTCCTAagtattataaaatatcaaaaattgagtttattatatgTATTGTAAATAATCATATCAAAAAAGAGTGGGAAATGTCAAATAAAAAAGATAGAACAAGATGTATAAAAACGCTAAGTCCAACAAGTCTAACCTAGCTAGGAGAGTTCTTGCAGTTATCACAAAAAATAATGCATGAACTCTTTGCATCAGTGTTGGTACAAGATGGATGGAACCTACAAGGAACATTAAAAGCACAATCAACGCAACACGAAAACTTCTATGAAAATTGAAATCACAAGGAATGCACGTTTAAGGAGATAATTCTTAGTGAGTTAATCAACTTATAGTATAAAAAAGCCTTACCACACTTCTTATGAAATATAGAATCTATTCACATTCAACAACAGTAAATAAAAGAGTTGCATGTATGCACCTCaagatttctttttctgaaatgCTGGAAATGACAAATAAAGCACATACATGATACATAAAgagcaatttttttattataatggaTACTGTACCTTGATTTGCATATCTGACATAGACACATACAGATCCGGATTGTAAGGATTCCCGCAAATGCACAGCCTGCAATTAAGATTTAAGAATAGTCAAATTAGACACTTTTGAAAGGAGTAATTTTGTAACTAAACACAACAACAAGTAACTATAGGAGTCACATATCACTTACCATCAGCATCTTTGACATCGATcaatttttctttaaatatcATACTCAAATCGACTGTAGTAATCGGAATCAGAACGCCGACCTTCAAGCTCTATATATTCATGGAAAGTGTGCACGGTCACTTTCCTAGGATACAATCTAGACTTTAAGGATCAAATGGTTAGATAGAAACAATCTTTTTTCCCGTGACAGTATTTCTTCCAAGGTCACCGTGACAGTCTTTCTTCCAAAGATCAGTGTCTTGGGGTCTGTAGTACCATCTTACTGTCACCTTTTTAGCCTTGGATTCTATAATCTGAGCAACATATGGTGGATCATCCGGATTAGGGGCCATCATAAGCACACAATCTCCATCTACAGAACATCAAAAGTATAGACAATGTGAGAAATAAACAATACCATATTCAACATCTcatacaaaaaagaaagtgtgattGTCATCCCCTAACATCTAGTGTGGTAACTCACTAAGGGTCATGTGTTTTTTTTGTAATGCTTTTTGATGACTATATTAATGTAGTCCAGTAAGATTGTTTTAAGAAAATCTAAAGTTTAAAAAGTGTATAGTTCATATCATGTTtatcaaaatattgtaaattgtaatgatTTATTCATGTACCATACGGTGAGACGAGGAGGTGGAAAGAACAAAGATGAAATAGGAGAACATATCTGTCTAAATAGCAAAAAGATATGTTGAGAAGAAAATTTGTAAATAGACATCCGCTGACAGACAAGCATACAAGTGAGCATCAAGGGTTGAGCCTCAAGTCAATATGCTTGAGGGAACACTTCATGAGAAATAAGGACCTTGAGAATGAGTGTTATTGAAGGATGGTGGGCGTTATATAgagttttattctattttagttCTCTTTACTACCTACTAATGACTTTCTATAAAAagatcataataaaatataacataattattaaGTTTTTTAAGAGATATAACATATTTGTTAGACTTTTAGAGAGATATTGTGTATTTTGAGGGAGAAATGTAGATAGCTTCCACTAGAGATTGAGGAGGGATTCAAAGGGTTTGTTTGGAAATTGTAGAgatatttttaagttataatttcTAAAACTCTAAGTTGTagagattattattatttgtgtgATTTCATTGTTTTAGAGATGGGATGATGATAATCCAATTATCTAGGTAAGACCATATTTGTGACTAGTACTAGAACAGCCACATATAAAAGCTAGTAAACTTACTTAGACAAAGTTAACGAAAAAATTGAGTTTAACCACAAATCAATCCCTCAAATGACCATTAATTTAATGATTGTTATATGGTAGAGCTTATGAAATAAATAGATGATAATACCACTTGAGGAGAAACAAAATTGATGGAAAATAAACAATGAACTACATCCATTAAgtaaatgttactccctctgtcacattcaattctatacatacGTTAGTACTCCTGtaaagtttattttttataatttatttttaagatttactTCTTCcggataaaaaattaatattaaatttttattagttatagAAGCTTATACGTTATCGTCTTGTAGAAGCATTAAAGTACGTGCCGCGTCCAACAATGTATAACAACTCAGAGGGACAGTGAGAGTTATTAACAAATGATGCCTCCCAGCATCGTTTATTAATACTCCATCGCCTCCGAGTTGTATACATTTATTCTATCATAACCTGAGCaacacaaataataaatcataattaaaactACATAAATAATGAGTTATTACCATTATAATGAGGACTATTATGTTTGCGTAGCTTCGATTGTGCAAGGGAGTTGATGGAATCATGTGACGAGATTCTTTCTTACCCTTGGGATCCCTCACACCTGTGCATCTTTCTTGTGCGGCTCATAGCtgtaaaatatcaaaagtaAATTTTAGCCATATCTGTTGCAATTAGAAATCAAAAACGAAAACTCTGTATAAATTCGAAAACCAAAATTGAATCGATTGCAAGAAACATACGAGTACTTACTAATTATTAGTTCAAACTAATACCCGATTCTACATGAACACACACCACTTTACCTTTAGATATTTACGACGGAGAAAACAGAATTTTGGGAGAAAGATGATATATTTGGGGGGTGGGGGATGTATAATCCAAATTTCTAGTAGTGACTTTACCTTAAATATGCCGGAGTGAGACTACTGGATCGTGAGAGAAGATGAAATATTAGGGACGGGGTAGATTTTTCAATTGTTGAAAAGACTAAAAATGTATAGTCTTGTACTCATGAGGCGATAATATCTATGGGCGATAAGATCTATGAGGCGATAAGATCTAGGAATATTTGTCGGTGTGCATCTACAGAGATAAAGGTTCCCGATGGTCATGGAAATGTCTGTGTGCGTCTACACGAGATGTAGATGCATCTGTGTTTGTGGGAGCAATATGAACTGTCGAAGAAtctgtaaaagaaaattttattcatattttcattCACTTTTAACTCATGTGGTTAGTTTGAATTGACAAAGTACACAAATTGagcaaaatttaattaaatagaattataaatgtagaatatttatttagttataatattacaaaGGCATGACTCTCCAAAATGCACATATACAAAATGCACTTTTCCTTTAATTTATAACTACATGCAAACTCCAATCTCTTGTTACACTATATGGCTCTGTTTGGAAGTCAGAGATTTtgggcaaaattagaggtttgaggtgttttagagTTTTGACAACTAGAACCGCTAATATTAGTGCTTGGTAGTTATAAGCGGATTGTAATAAaggttttttttacaaaaatcggtCCTATGTGCGGTCAACATCCCGCCTAGGCTGCCCAAATCCCGCTAGGAGGTCCAGGcggtcaaaaaaaaaaaacatttttaataattaaatctaaaattatgattatattataagaaTTATTATTCACTTTACTTAACTTAATATCCTATAAGtgactaattttatttaatatttattacattatttcgattggtatatatttatttaatcaatgatttgtattatatatatcaagtatttatttaatatatgatattatattgtttacTAGTTTGACTCCACTAGTAGTGAAAAgtagataaaattattaaattacatataattataataatttaaaaataatatatgtccgATTAATGCTTCGATTAATctatccgattaatccccgatttacCGATTAATCGCTAGAAGGTACCCCGACCGCCCTGGGACGCCTAGCGATTTCTAGAACCCtgaatacaataatgagttacactataCTGGATGCTTGAATGGTGATAGAGATGATGGCTGgtaagagtaagagtttgtcggatgcacaaatttattttattctaaaaattttaaatttaaatcattaatataatttttataggccgcttgcggcggcttctcaactagttaccTCTAAATATGAGTTAAAAgagtaataatattatttatagagttttattattaaatgttaccacaataAAGTaagattatgacttctaatatttatgataatatatttagattttatcaaatttatgtgctatttattttattataaagttattttctttgttttaattaaatataaatagtagataaacttgttaaaatttaatatattattataaatattagaattcataaccttttacttggttatgttacattcaagaataatatttagaactttgtaaaaaaatatttttactcccGAAGGACATATACTTGTTTGATATCTTTCATGACTATAATGATATAAATGATATCCTGTTATTCGTTAAGACCCATGATAGAGTGATATATGACGTTAAC
This genomic window from Daucus carota subsp. sativus chromosome 7, DH1 v3.0, whole genome shotgun sequence contains:
- the LOC135148038 gene encoding non-specific lipid-transfer protein Cw18-like; amino-acid sequence: MAKIVYLTMVFATFLAAFLMVEQGEAFTCGTTLQERTKQLCDPFHRGEQQEPSAECCNSLKAFRDTAKTREERIELCRCVQDRSNRNRAGVPAPDARIPKIDALPAKCGLPFIYSADRKFDCNTVN